Proteins found in one Terribacillus sp. DMT04 genomic segment:
- a CDS encoding FAD-binding oxidoreductase yields the protein MRIVVVGGGIAGASTAYHLARAGAEVVLVDSKAKGQATAAGAGIISPWLSKRVRIKAYYILAKAGAIYYPKLLEMLKEDGQADVSYKQVGALYVSASKKRLDELEKLAYKQRLETPEIGEIIRLGPEGAREKFPPLREDMTALYLEGAARVDGRQLLQALLEAGERHGVRYVQGHASLLHEGTDKVTGVRIKEEMIKADHVVAAAGAWINQFLEPVGVKLPIEPQKGQIMHMHVDADTSEWPVIMPKSSHYMLGFDGGKVVAGATREVHSGYDTKQTAAGMQEVLREALKVAPGLAQAEVTEFRVGLRPAGPNPYPILGAVKKVTGLHLAAGFGPAGLNLAPYAGKMVAAEILGKPDDVEITPYLF from the coding sequence ATGCGTATTGTAGTTGTTGGCGGCGGCATTGCCGGAGCGAGTACCGCCTACCACCTCGCTCGAGCAGGAGCAGAAGTAGTACTAGTCGATTCCAAAGCGAAAGGGCAGGCAACAGCTGCCGGGGCGGGTATCATCTCCCCGTGGCTGTCAAAACGAGTACGGATCAAAGCCTATTACATACTGGCAAAAGCGGGAGCTATCTATTATCCGAAATTGCTGGAGATGCTGAAAGAAGATGGGCAAGCGGATGTCAGCTATAAGCAAGTCGGAGCATTATATGTAAGTGCAAGTAAAAAGCGGTTGGATGAACTAGAGAAACTTGCGTATAAACAACGATTGGAAACACCTGAGATCGGGGAAATCATACGCTTAGGCCCAGAGGGCGCAAGGGAGAAATTTCCGCCGCTCCGGGAAGATATGACAGCTTTATATCTGGAAGGAGCGGCAAGGGTTGACGGACGGCAGCTGCTCCAGGCGCTGCTTGAGGCAGGAGAGCGTCATGGCGTTCGTTACGTGCAAGGGCATGCAAGCTTGCTGCACGAAGGAACGGATAAAGTAACAGGCGTGCGTATCAAGGAAGAAATGATAAAAGCAGATCACGTTGTTGCAGCTGCTGGGGCTTGGATTAATCAATTTTTGGAGCCGGTTGGTGTGAAACTGCCGATTGAACCTCAGAAAGGTCAGATTATGCATATGCATGTTGATGCTGACACAAGTGAATGGCCTGTTATCATGCCAAAGAGCAGCCATTATATGCTCGGTTTTGATGGCGGGAAAGTAGTAGCCGGCGCCACGAGAGAAGTACATTCAGGCTATGATACAAAACAAACAGCCGCCGGCATGCAAGAGGTGCTCCGAGAGGCCTTAAAAGTAGCACCGGGTCTTGCACAGGCAGAAGTAACAGAGTTTCGTGTCGGTCTTCGCCCGGCGGGTCCTAACCCATACCCAATCTTAGGAGCAGTGAAAAAGGTGACTGGATTGCATTTAGCAGCTGGATTTGGCCCAGCCGGACTTAATCTAGCGCCTTACGCTGGAAAGATGGTGGCAGCAGAAATACTAGGAAAGCCAGATGATGTAGAAATAACGCCTTATTTATTTTAA
- the pepT gene encoding peptidase T, with product MKQTLIDRLTTYAKVDTQSNEDVEATPSTPGQLELAKMLVEELKQIGMEEVTIDENGYVMATLPATTEKDVPVIGFMAHVDTATDFTGKNVNPQVIEHFDGNDITLNKELDVVLSAADFPELPSYKGHTLITTDGTTLLGADNKAGIAEIMTAMAYLIQHPEIKHGKIRVAFTPDEEIGRGPHKFDVDAFGATYAYTMDGGPLGELEYENFNGAAAKVTFNGNNVHPGTAKNKMVNSMKIAMEFNGKIPEDEAPEFTEGREGFFHLLSIQGDVEQTKLQYILRDHDRDKFEAKKALFEEITKEIQAEYGEKSIELDMHDQYYNMREKIEPVMEIVDIASDAMKRLDIAPVIKPIRGATDGSQISYKGLPTPNVFTGGENYHGKFEYISVDNMEKATNVIIEIAKLFEEQAN from the coding sequence ATGAAGCAGACATTAATTGACCGTCTTACTACATATGCAAAAGTGGATACACAATCTAATGAGGATGTGGAAGCAACGCCTTCAACACCCGGTCAGCTTGAACTGGCGAAAATGCTGGTGGAAGAACTAAAGCAAATCGGAATGGAGGAAGTCACCATTGATGAAAACGGCTACGTCATGGCAACACTCCCAGCTACAACAGAAAAAGACGTTCCAGTAATCGGCTTCATGGCTCATGTGGATACAGCAACGGACTTTACAGGTAAAAATGTTAATCCGCAAGTAATTGAACATTTCGATGGAAATGACATTACGCTCAATAAAGAACTGGACGTTGTACTATCTGCAGCAGATTTTCCAGAGCTGCCAAGCTATAAAGGGCACACGCTAATAACAACAGATGGCACAACGCTTCTTGGTGCCGATAACAAGGCGGGAATTGCAGAAATTATGACAGCAATGGCGTACTTGATCCAACACCCAGAAATCAAACACGGAAAAATTCGTGTAGCTTTCACGCCTGATGAGGAGATTGGCCGCGGCCCACATAAATTCGATGTAGACGCATTTGGCGCAACGTATGCTTATACAATGGATGGCGGTCCGTTAGGTGAATTAGAATATGAGAACTTCAACGGCGCGGCTGCAAAGGTTACTTTTAATGGAAACAATGTGCATCCGGGCACAGCTAAAAATAAAATGGTGAACAGCATGAAGATCGCCATGGAATTCAACGGGAAGATCCCAGAAGATGAGGCACCAGAATTTACTGAAGGACGTGAAGGTTTCTTCCACTTACTCTCCATTCAAGGAGATGTAGAACAAACAAAATTGCAGTATATTTTACGTGACCATGATCGTGATAAGTTTGAAGCGAAGAAAGCTTTATTCGAAGAAATCACAAAAGAAATTCAAGCAGAATACGGTGAAAAAAGTATTGAACTTGATATGCATGATCAGTACTATAACATGCGAGAGAAAATTGAACCTGTTATGGAGATTGTCGATATTGCATCCGATGCGATGAAACGATTAGACATCGCGCCAGTCATCAAACCAATTCGCGGAGCAACTGACGGATCCCAAATTTCGTATAAAGGCCTGCCAACACCAAACGTTTTCACTGGCGGCGAGAACTACCACGGAAAGTTTGAATATATCTCTGTTGATAATATGGAAAAAGCAACAAATGTGATCATTGAGATTGCCAAGCTATTTGAAGAACAAGCAAACTAA
- a CDS encoding MarR family winged helix-turn-helix transcriptional regulator — translation MATDNIGLSLKLFVVLTRALQSIKKRIEEDIKKQGINLTEFAVLELLFHKGDQPIQKIGSKVLLSSSSISYVVDRLVQKEMIRRRPCADDRRITFATLTEKGHAFMKDYFPKHEQAIHSILSGLDDNEKAQVIEQIKTLGFYAEGTSADK, via the coding sequence ATGGCTACTGACAACATCGGCTTATCTTTGAAGCTATTTGTAGTTCTGACTAGGGCTCTTCAGTCCATTAAGAAACGCATTGAAGAAGATATCAAGAAACAAGGAATTAATTTAACAGAATTTGCTGTATTGGAATTGCTGTTTCACAAAGGCGACCAGCCAATACAGAAGATCGGCAGTAAAGTATTATTATCCAGCAGCAGTATTTCCTATGTGGTAGATCGCCTTGTCCAGAAGGAAATGATTAGAAGACGTCCGTGCGCTGACGATAGACGCATCACCTTTGCCACACTGACTGAAAAAGGACATGCTTTCATGAAAGATTACTTCCCTAAACATGAACAAGCGATTCATAGTATTTTGTCCGGTCTGGATGACAATGAAAAAGCACAAGTTATTGAACAAATTAAAACACTAGGTTTTTATGCTGAGGGAACCTCAGCAGACAAATAA
- a CDS encoding alpha/beta hydrolase, translating into MKHIFKPAKQADKPVILLLHGTGGTEQDLLPLADMIDPEAGVLSVRGNVSENGMPRFFRRLAEGVFDEEDLIARTEELRSFLDEAAEKYDFDRNNIIAAGYSNGANIAASLLYHYSNPLKGAILHHPMVPRRNITLAQQQGTPVLITAGTNDPICPKSEATDLEQMLQDAGADTAIHWENNGHSLTQTEVQAAAAWYRKHF; encoded by the coding sequence ATGAAGCATATATTCAAACCTGCCAAACAAGCAGACAAACCGGTAATTCTACTGCTCCACGGCACAGGTGGTACAGAGCAGGATTTGCTGCCGCTCGCTGATATGATTGATCCAGAGGCGGGTGTATTAAGTGTACGTGGAAATGTCTCTGAAAATGGCATGCCGCGCTTTTTCAGACGACTAGCTGAAGGTGTATTCGATGAAGAAGATTTAATTGCTCGCACAGAAGAACTGCGCAGCTTTCTCGATGAAGCCGCAGAAAAATATGACTTTGATCGAAATAATATTATCGCCGCAGGTTATTCAAATGGTGCTAACATTGCTGCCAGCCTGTTATATCACTATTCCAATCCGCTAAAAGGAGCCATCCTCCATCATCCGATGGTACCTAGACGGAATATCACATTGGCACAGCAGCAAGGTACTCCTGTACTGATTACAGCAGGTACAAATGATCCTATTTGTCCCAAATCAGAAGCAACTGACCTAGAACAGATGCTTCAAGATGCAGGTGCGGATACAGCTATCCACTGGGAAAATAACGGCCATAGCCTAACGCAAACAGAAGTTCAAGCTGCCGCAGCTTGGTATCGTAAACATTTTTAA
- a CDS encoding IS1182 family transposase yields MFKHYTMCEVVLPLDLERKLPENDIAFTVNHLVESIPDEAFDGFRRETGHPAYHPRMMMKIILCAYTQSVFSGRKIESLLQDSVRMMWLAQDYQPSYRTINRFRVNPHVKELLRQCFVQFRSQLVQEKVIEEEAIFIDGTKIEANANKFTFVWRKSTEKYSTQLVERSAQMYEELLEQEIIPAIELENPEALSGEELTKVAEKLDEKVQEYDRRIEASDDTAERKQLRSERKAPKQYRKQVNDFIKRKSKYQVDMEIFGDRNSYSKTDHGATFMRMKDDYMKNGQLKPGYNVQLATEGQYALAYDVFPNPTDTRTFIPFLDKIERDFFELPDYIVADAGYGSEQNYDDVVNNRKRIPLITYNHYRKEKQKKYKQDPYQVAHWDYDAEGDFFTCPNNRKLAFRYLSERCDKFGFKRHYRVYECDDCTACPLRAECTKAKEGNNRKIYYNERWEKQKAYTQQLLSEKETGKIYGKRKIDVEPVFGFLKAHLCFTRFSVRSKEKVENELGFAFMAVNIRKFTARSASIVRNSKNIRSKKISVTIFLVTEIFFVSERSYVPLSFIF; encoded by the coding sequence ATGTTTAAACATTATACCATGTGTGAAGTCGTTTTACCTCTAGATTTGGAAAGAAAATTACCTGAAAATGATATTGCTTTTACCGTTAACCATTTAGTAGAAAGTATTCCAGATGAAGCTTTTGACGGTTTCCGTCGGGAAACCGGACACCCTGCTTATCACCCTCGCATGATGATGAAGATTATTTTATGTGCCTATACGCAATCCGTTTTCTCGGGCCGTAAGATTGAGTCATTACTTCAAGACAGCGTACGCATGATGTGGCTTGCCCAAGATTATCAGCCCAGCTATCGCACCATCAACCGATTCCGTGTGAACCCTCACGTAAAAGAACTCTTACGCCAGTGCTTTGTCCAATTTCGCAGCCAGCTGGTTCAAGAAAAAGTCATTGAAGAAGAAGCCATTTTTATTGATGGCACCAAAATCGAAGCAAATGCCAACAAGTTTACTTTTGTATGGCGGAAGTCCACTGAGAAATACAGTACGCAATTGGTGGAAAGATCGGCTCAGATGTATGAAGAACTGTTGGAGCAGGAAATTATCCCCGCAATCGAGCTGGAGAACCCCGAAGCCCTATCGGGCGAAGAGTTAACAAAAGTAGCAGAAAAACTGGACGAAAAAGTGCAGGAATACGATCGTCGCATAGAAGCAAGTGATGATACTGCCGAACGCAAGCAGCTTCGTTCCGAACGTAAAGCACCAAAACAGTACCGAAAGCAAGTCAATGATTTCATTAAACGGAAATCAAAATATCAGGTCGACATGGAAATCTTCGGAGACAGAAATAGCTACTCCAAAACTGACCATGGTGCCACTTTTATGCGCATGAAAGATGATTATATGAAAAATGGCCAGCTTAAACCTGGGTACAATGTGCAGCTGGCTACTGAAGGTCAATATGCCCTGGCCTATGATGTGTTCCCGAATCCTACGGATACGCGAACTTTCATCCCTTTCCTTGATAAGATTGAACGGGACTTTTTTGAGCTGCCCGACTATATTGTCGCGGATGCCGGATATGGCAGTGAGCAAAATTATGATGATGTGGTAAATAATCGGAAGCGCATCCCTCTCATCACCTATAATCACTACCGAAAAGAAAAGCAAAAGAAATATAAACAAGATCCTTACCAAGTAGCTCACTGGGATTACGATGCCGAAGGCGACTTTTTCACTTGCCCGAATAACCGGAAATTAGCGTTTCGGTACCTATCCGAAAGATGCGACAAATTTGGATTCAAGCGTCATTATCGCGTGTATGAATGTGACGATTGTACTGCTTGTCCCTTACGTGCAGAATGTACGAAAGCGAAAGAAGGAAACAACCGGAAAATCTATTACAACGAAAGATGGGAAAAACAAAAAGCATATACCCAGCAATTACTCAGCGAAAAAGAAACAGGGAAAATTTACGGGAAACGTAAAATAGATGTCGAGCCAGTCTTCGGATTTCTGAAGGCTCATTTGTGTTTCACTCGTTTCTCGGTACGAAGTAAAGAGAAAGTGGAAAACGAATTAGGATTCGCCTTCATGGCGGTGAACATCAGGAAGTTCACCGCCCGATCAGCAAGTATAGTAAGGAATTCAAAAAATATCAGATCAAAAAAGATCTCGGTCACCATTTTCCTGGTGACCGAGATCTTTTTTGTGTCAGAGAGGAGTTATGTCCCGCTCTCTTTTATATTCTAA
- a CDS encoding aldehyde dehydrogenase family protein, translating to MSQLAASMHEKVERFLSGSKKLYINGEFVTSATEKTFESFNPATGEVLATVYEAGAEDIDRAVKAAREAFDEGPWSTMTAAERSRVMYKLADLMEEHADALAQLETLDNGKPIRETTNADIPLAIEHMRYYAGWTTKIVGQTIPVNGPYFNYTRHEALGVVGQIIPWNFPLLMAMWKLGAALAAGCTVVLKPAEQTPLSALYLAELADKAGFPAGVLNIVPGFGETAGQPLVDHPHVDKIAFTGSTSVGKQIMANASKTLKRVTLELGGKSPNIVLPDADLTKAIPGALNGVMFNQGQVCCAGSRVFIQKKQFDNVISDMAAHAEKIKQGAGIHADTEIGPLVSLEQQERVLSYIEKGRNEGAELVTGGAKPQEQGYFVSPTIFADVRDDMTIAKEEIFGPVISAMPYDDLDDLIRRANDSEYGLAAGVWTQDVTKAHYIANKLRAGTVWVNCYNAFDAASPFGGYKQSGIGREMGSYALDNYTEVKSVWIGME from the coding sequence ATGAGTCAATTAGCAGCAAGTATGCATGAGAAAGTGGAGCGTTTCTTAAGTGGGTCGAAGAAGCTGTATATCAATGGTGAGTTTGTTACAAGTGCTACGGAAAAGACGTTTGAATCGTTTAACCCGGCAACGGGCGAAGTATTAGCAACTGTTTATGAGGCCGGAGCAGAGGACATTGATCGTGCTGTAAAAGCTGCGCGTGAGGCATTTGATGAAGGACCTTGGTCGACAATGACAGCTGCAGAGCGCAGCCGAGTTATGTACAAGCTGGCAGACTTAATGGAAGAGCATGCAGACGCACTTGCACAGCTGGAAACGCTGGACAATGGGAAGCCAATCAGAGAGACGACAAATGCGGACATTCCGCTGGCGATTGAACATATGCGCTATTACGCAGGCTGGACGACAAAGATTGTTGGACAGACAATCCCTGTAAATGGTCCATATTTTAACTATACAAGACATGAAGCGCTTGGTGTGGTAGGACAAATTATACCGTGGAATTTTCCGCTGCTGATGGCGATGTGGAAGCTTGGTGCAGCTTTAGCAGCTGGTTGTACGGTCGTATTAAAGCCTGCTGAACAAACACCGTTATCAGCTTTATACTTAGCAGAATTAGCAGATAAAGCAGGGTTCCCTGCAGGAGTACTCAATATTGTGCCTGGATTCGGTGAAACAGCTGGGCAGCCGCTAGTGGATCATCCACATGTGGATAAAATTGCTTTCACTGGCTCGACGAGTGTAGGAAAACAAATCATGGCCAATGCTTCAAAGACATTAAAACGAGTGACATTGGAGCTTGGGGGCAAGTCGCCGAATATTGTTCTGCCCGATGCTGATCTGACAAAAGCAATCCCTGGTGCTTTAAATGGGGTTATGTTTAACCAAGGACAGGTGTGTTGTGCAGGATCTCGAGTTTTTATTCAGAAAAAGCAATTTGACAATGTCATCTCCGATATGGCAGCGCACGCAGAGAAAATCAAACAAGGGGCAGGAATTCATGCTGATACAGAAATCGGACCACTTGTTTCGTTGGAGCAGCAGGAGCGTGTACTGAGCTATATTGAGAAAGGCAGAAATGAAGGAGCAGAACTCGTTACTGGAGGCGCAAAGCCGCAGGAGCAAGGCTATTTCGTTTCGCCAACAATCTTTGCGGACGTACGAGATGATATGACAATTGCAAAGGAAGAGATTTTCGGGCCGGTCATCTCCGCAATGCCGTATGATGACCTGGATGATTTGATTCGACGTGCCAATGACAGTGAATATGGATTAGCTGCAGGTGTTTGGACACAAGATGTAACCAAAGCGCATTACATTGCGAACAAACTTCGTGCCGGAACGGTTTGGGTGAACTGTTACAACGCATTTGATGCAGCTTCTCCATTTGGCGGCTACAAGCAATCTGGTATTGGCAGAGAAATGGGCTCATATGCATTGGACAATTATACAGAAGTGAAGAGTGTTTGGATTGGGATGGAATAA
- a CDS encoding alpha/beta hydrolase: MRRKGLLLSAAGVVIGYAAVVTALVNRELRRMKPFTEEETIKREAEAGRFNRAAYEALPKEEFSVVSAGGKIHGTHYIADPDSRYVMVISHGVAVNKYNSVKYMDIFLDMGYNVVLYDQRMHGQSDGSSITYGFQERHDLAQVIKWTKERYDYDLKLGVHGESMGAATTLLYAGTVEDGADFYIADCPYSDFAEQVAYRLKVQFHLPRQLFLPAAECIVQRTDGYRFRDVSPIHSVANIEKPVLFLSSLPDTYIPVQMTKDLYARKEIGYKQLHLFQQGDHAMSLAENKQEYVQVVQKFLDKIGMEAQPVG, translated from the coding sequence ATGAGAAGAAAAGGATTACTTCTTTCTGCTGCTGGTGTAGTAATTGGATACGCAGCAGTTGTGACCGCGCTTGTGAACAGGGAGCTGCGCCGGATGAAGCCTTTCACAGAGGAAGAAACAATAAAGCGTGAGGCAGAGGCAGGACGTTTTAATCGAGCTGCTTATGAGGCATTGCCAAAAGAGGAATTCAGTGTTGTATCTGCTGGCGGAAAGATACATGGCACCCATTACATAGCTGACCCCGATTCTCGCTATGTGATGGTCATTTCACATGGAGTGGCAGTAAATAAATATAATTCTGTTAAATACATGGATATCTTCCTGGATATGGGTTATAACGTCGTTCTATATGATCAGCGTATGCATGGACAATCTGATGGTAGCAGCATTACGTATGGCTTTCAGGAACGGCACGATCTCGCGCAAGTAATCAAATGGACAAAGGAACGGTATGATTATGATTTGAAGCTAGGTGTGCATGGTGAGTCTATGGGAGCGGCTACAACGCTCTTATATGCTGGAACCGTTGAAGATGGCGCTGATTTTTACATTGCTGACTGCCCATATAGTGATTTTGCTGAGCAGGTCGCTTACCGGCTGAAGGTTCAATTCCACCTGCCGCGTCAATTATTTCTGCCGGCTGCTGAATGTATTGTCCAGCGTACGGACGGCTATCGCTTTCGGGATGTTTCACCGATTCATTCTGTAGCGAATATTGAGAAGCCAGTCTTGTTCTTGAGCAGTTTGCCGGATACTTATATACCAGTTCAGATGACAAAGGATCTGTATGCAAGAAAAGAGATTGGCTATAAGCAGCTGCATCTATTCCAACAAGGAGATCACGCCATGTCCTTAGCTGAAAATAAACAGGAATATGTACAAGTAGTGCAGAAGTTTTTAGATAAAATCGGAATGGAAGCTCAGCCAGTTGGCTGA
- a CDS encoding TetR/AcrR family transcriptional regulator — MARKKEVSAEQTQRTIIATAERLFMSHGYRAISTRRIAEECGITQPALYHHFPNKQAIYLEVVRTIMAQTEQAMTDVLQDYANSKERIQRIAYFMIMNHQGDMTQMFHDLQYEIDEEHRQTIQDWWMRSYFNPVMQTLTEGIAKGDVMSLPSAPPMELSFFVLEMMKSFLPPAKQDYEARRKFAEKKSNMLVDILFNGIRKK; from the coding sequence ATGGCTAGAAAAAAAGAAGTATCCGCTGAACAAACACAGCGCACGATTATTGCGACAGCTGAACGACTCTTTATGTCACATGGGTACCGTGCAATCTCGACACGACGTATTGCAGAAGAGTGCGGTATTACCCAGCCAGCTTTATATCATCATTTCCCAAATAAGCAGGCCATCTACTTGGAGGTTGTCCGCACGATCATGGCGCAAACCGAGCAAGCAATGACGGATGTACTCCAAGATTATGCGAACAGTAAAGAGCGCATCCAGCGTATCGCTTACTTTATGATCATGAACCATCAAGGTGATATGACACAGATGTTTCACGATTTGCAATATGAGATTGATGAGGAGCATCGCCAAACGATTCAGGATTGGTGGATGCGCAGCTACTTTAATCCAGTCATGCAGACACTAACAGAAGGGATTGCCAAAGGTGATGTCATGTCGCTTCCTTCCGCCCCGCCGATGGAGCTATCCTTTTTTGTACTGGAAATGATGAAGTCATTCCTGCCTCCAGCGAAACAGGATTATGAAGCACGTCGCAAATTTGCAGAAAAAAAATCAAATATGCTAGTCGATATCCTGTTTAACGGAATTCGAAAAAAATAA
- a CDS encoding MMPL family transporter, whose translation MKKIGSFISGKYGRWVVVAVWIVFALVLNLTLPQANSQEDAQAETFLNDTNSEEAARIIEEEFSDNSGLPALLTWYQENGLSDQDLETIQQFSAELQNTDIEAATVTPFQDIPIPALKEQLSDDGTTLVMPIIFESGTATETVEAGLTQVEETANEVFEQNPFNQELNSGDLLVRATGPAGISVDAVSLFSQGDTTLLFGTVIIVLIFLLVIYRSPILALIPLVGVGFAYLVISPILGALGKAEFISFDSQGLAIMTVLLFGAGTDYCLFLINRFRENLWEIKSRKTAIVRSLTSAGGAIAMSGLTVIVAMLVLLVADYGSINRFAIPFGIAIFIMLLASLTLVPALLTIIGRASFFPFIPRTEEMQEKRAQKKGKPVRTKKPHNKFGKSIGNMVVRHPWKIAIGTIIILGILAGVASRITYTYDTLSSFPDDMPSKEGFSILTEHMNAGELAPVSVITQTDDPEAVRTTLADLPYAAAVMEPEQAETDNQLVRIQLELEENPYSNEAMAHIPDIRKAVADVTGSSDTVWIGGQTAEQYDTQQVTKHDEKWIIPIVVGFITLLLLTYLRSITATIYLVATVLLSFFSALGLGWLILHYGFGVDAIQGFIPLYAFVFIVALGEDYNIFMISSIWKRSKTMPIKQAIADGVAHTGGVITSAGLILAATFAVLTTLPIQILVHFGTITAIGVLLDTFLVRPFLVPAITAILGKWAFWPWKKRMEQTEENKQKAHG comes from the coding sequence GTGAAAAAGATTGGCAGTTTTATTAGTGGAAAATATGGCCGTTGGGTTGTTGTTGCGGTCTGGATTGTATTTGCACTTGTATTGAATCTTACTTTGCCGCAAGCAAATTCCCAAGAAGATGCACAAGCAGAAACTTTCCTAAACGATACGAACAGTGAGGAAGCAGCTCGTATTATTGAGGAGGAGTTCTCGGATAACAGCGGACTGCCCGCTTTATTAACATGGTATCAAGAAAATGGATTATCAGATCAAGATCTGGAGACAATTCAGCAATTCAGTGCCGAGCTGCAAAATACGGATATCGAGGCTGCTACGGTAACGCCGTTTCAAGATATACCTATTCCCGCTTTGAAAGAGCAACTTTCCGATGATGGGACAACACTTGTTATGCCGATTATCTTTGAAAGCGGCACAGCAACGGAAACCGTGGAAGCAGGTCTAACACAAGTCGAAGAAACAGCAAATGAGGTATTCGAGCAAAACCCATTCAATCAGGAGCTAAACAGCGGTGATTTGCTCGTCCGCGCAACAGGTCCTGCTGGCATATCAGTGGATGCGGTTAGTCTCTTTTCACAGGGAGATACAACGCTTTTATTCGGTACTGTAATCATTGTTTTAATCTTCTTGCTTGTCATCTATCGTTCTCCGATTCTTGCGTTAATACCTTTAGTTGGAGTAGGATTCGCCTATCTAGTTATCAGCCCTATCCTTGGCGCATTAGGTAAAGCAGAATTTATCTCATTTGATTCACAAGGTCTTGCCATTATGACGGTACTATTATTTGGTGCAGGTACGGATTACTGTCTATTTTTGATCAATCGATTCCGAGAAAACCTATGGGAAATCAAGAGCAGGAAGACAGCAATTGTTCGTTCACTTACCTCTGCAGGTGGCGCAATTGCCATGAGCGGACTAACTGTTATCGTTGCCATGCTCGTTTTGCTGGTTGCTGATTATGGATCGATCAATCGGTTCGCTATCCCGTTCGGAATTGCTATCTTCATCATGCTGCTGGCAAGTCTAACACTTGTACCAGCTTTATTAACGATTATTGGCCGCGCCTCCTTCTTCCCATTCATTCCGAGAACGGAAGAGATGCAGGAGAAACGCGCACAGAAAAAAGGAAAGCCCGTTCGCACGAAGAAGCCACACAATAAATTTGGCAAAAGCATCGGAAATATGGTCGTGCGACATCCATGGAAAATTGCTATTGGGACAATCATCATACTTGGTATTTTGGCTGGTGTGGCGTCTCGTATTACGTACACGTATGATACGCTGTCTTCCTTCCCAGATGATATGCCGTCAAAAGAAGGCTTCAGCATCTTAACAGAACATATGAATGCCGGTGAATTGGCTCCTGTATCGGTTATCACACAAACAGATGACCCAGAAGCTGTGCGAACCACTCTAGCCGACTTGCCTTATGCAGCTGCTGTGATGGAGCCGGAACAAGCAGAAACAGACAATCAATTGGTTCGTATCCAGCTGGAGCTAGAGGAAAATCCTTATTCGAATGAAGCCATGGCTCACATACCAGACATTCGTAAAGCCGTTGCAGATGTAACTGGCAGCTCGGACACTGTCTGGATTGGCGGTCAGACTGCTGAACAGTATGACACGCAGCAAGTTACCAAGCATGATGAAAAATGGATCATTCCAATTGTTGTTGGCTTTATTACATTGTTGCTGCTAACCTACTTGCGTTCTATTACAGCTACCATTTATCTTGTCGCAACCGTTCTACTGTCCTTTTTCAGTGCTTTAGGACTTGGCTGGCTTATCTTGCACTACGGATTCGGAGTCGATGCAATTCAAGGCTTTATCCCGCTTTATGCTTTCGTGTTCATTGTGGCGCTTGGAGAGGATTATAATATCTTCATGATCTCAAGCATTTGGAAGCGCAGCAAAACCATGCCGATTAAACAAGCAATAGCCGATGGCGTTGCCCATACAGGCGGTGTCATTACATCTGCTGGTTTAATTCTGGCAGCAACATTTGCTGTACTGACGACTTTGCCAATTCAAATTCTTGTACATTTTGGTACAATCACAGCAATCGGTGTCCTGCTCGACACCTTCTTAGTCCGTCCATTCTTAGTACCTGCTATCACAGCAATTCTTGGTAAATGGGCGTTCTGGCCATGGAAGAAACGGATGGAACAAACAGAGGAAAATAAACAAAAAGCACACGGCTAA